The DNA region AGCACCAGCGCCAGCGTGGTCTCGAGGCCGACCGCGCCGGGCGCGCCCTCCTCGAACAGCCCCTCCTTCTCGGTCAGCGCGCACGGCGTGTGATCGGTCGCGATCGCGTCGAGGGTGCCGTCGATCAGGCCCGCCAGCAGCGCCTGGCGATCGGCCTCGGACCGCAGCGGCGGCAAGAGCCGGGCCTGCGGGTCGTAGGTCGCGCACGCGGCCTCGGTCAGCGCCAGGTGCAGCGGGCTGACCTCGGCGGTGATCGGCAGGCCGCGGCGCTTGCCGTCGCGGATCAGCTCGACGGTGCGCGCCGCCGACACGTGCGCGACGTGGTAGCGGCCGCCGGTGCCGCCGACGATCTCGAGGTCCCGGGCGACCATCGCGGCCTCGGCCATCGCCGCGTGCGCGCGCAGGCCGATCCGCGTCGACAGCGCGCCCTCGTGCATGACCCCGCCCTCGGCCAGGTGCGCGTCCTCGGCGTGCTGCACCAGCGTCAGGTCGAACGTGCGCGCGTACTCGAGCGCGCGGCGCAGCACCGCGGCGTCGGCCACCGGGCGATCGCCGTCGGCGACCGCGACGATGCCGCCGTCCTTCATGTCGGCGATGTCGGCCAGCCGCTCGCCGCCGAGGCCGCGGGTGATCGCCCCGATCGGCCGGACGTGGGCCAGGCCGATCTCGGCGGCGCGGCGCACGATCAGCTCGGTGACCGTGCGCTGGTCGTTGACCGGCGCGGTGTCGGGCATCGCGCAGATCGTCGTGTAGCCGCCGTGGGCCGCCGCGCGCGCGCCCGAGGCCAGGTCCTCCTTGTGCTCGGCGCCCGGCTCGCCCAGGTGGGTCCGCAGGTCGACGAGCCCCGGGACGATCCACAGGTCGGCCACGTCGACCTCGCGGCCGCCGCGCAGGCCCGGGCCGATCTCGACCACGCGCCCGGCCCGGACGCGGACGTCGGCGGCGACGTCACGCCACGCCCCCGCGGCTCCCGGCCCCGAGGGCTCGGCACCGAGGACACGACCGCCGCGCAAGACGAGGTCCATCGGGTGGGCGTCTTACCCCGGGGCCGCCGCGAGATTCAAGCGCTCTGGAGGCGAAGGCGCGTCGCGACGGATCCCGCGCCGGGCCGGAGGCGTTACCCTGGAGCGGTGCCGCGCGCCACCGCCGCGATCGTCGTGATCGGCGACGAGATCCTGTCGGGCAAGTTCGCCGACGAGAACGCCGCGTTCCTGATCGGCGAGCTCCGCGCGCTCGGGGTCGAGCTCCAGCGGATCACCGTCATCCCCGACGATCTCGACGACATCGCCGCGACCGTGGCCGAGGCGGCGGCCCGGGCGACCTGGGTGTTCACCTCGGGCGGCGTCGGCCCGACCCACGACGACGTCACGATCGCGGGCGTGGCCCGGGCCCTGGGCACCGACGTGGTCCGCGACCCCGACCTCGAGGCCCGCCTGCGGGCCTACTGGGGCGACGCGATCGCTCCGGCCAACCTGCGCCTGGCCGACGTGCCGCGCGGCGCGACCCTGGTCTGGGGCGAGTCGACCACCTGGCCGGTGGTGACGATCGCCAACGTCCACGTCTTGCCGGGCGTGCCCAAGCTGTTCCGCCGCAAGTTCCTCGACATCCGCGAGCGCTTCCGCGCGACGCCGGTGGCCCAGGCCCGGCTGTGGATCGATCGCGAGGAGGGCGCGCTGGCGCCCGACCTCGACGCGGTGGTCGCGGCCCACCCGGCGGTCAAGCTCGGCAGCTACCCGCG from Myxococcales bacterium includes:
- a CDS encoding dihydroorotase, with the translated sequence MDLVLRGGRVLGAEPSGPGAAGAWRDVAADVRVRAGRVVEIGPGLRGGREVDVADLWIVPGLVDLRTHLGEPGAEHKEDLASGARAAAHGGYTTICAMPDTAPVNDQRTVTELIVRRAAEIGLAHVRPIGAITRGLGGERLADIADMKDGGIVAVADGDRPVADAAVLRRALEYARTFDLTLVQHAEDAHLAEGGVMHEGALSTRIGLRAHAAMAEAAMVARDLEIVGGTGGRYHVAHVSAARTVELIRDGKRRGLPITAEVSPLHLALTEAACATYDPQARLLPPLRSEADRQALLAGLIDGTLDAIATDHTPCALTEKEGLFEEGAPGAVGLETTLALVLGLVARGELPLARALAALTSAPARVFALGDAGTIAVGGRADLAIVDPARAWTVGPDELVGKSKNSPLTGQALVGRAVLTLFGGVATCDRDRRLA
- a CDS encoding competence/damage-inducible protein A; the protein is MPRATAAIVVIGDEILSGKFADENAAFLIGELRALGVELQRITVIPDDLDDIAATVAEAAARATWVFTSGGVGPTHDDVTIAGVARALGTDVVRDPDLEARLRAYWGDAIAPANLRLADVPRGATLVWGESTTWPVVTIANVHVLPGVPKLFRRKFLDIRERFRATPVAQARLWIDREEGALAPDLDAVVAAHPAVKLGSYPRFGETGFQVIITFEGALAADVVAATDALAARVGPAVVRRADP